A single window of Halobacterium jilantaiense DNA harbors:
- a CDS encoding DUF4112 domain-containing protein — protein sequence MLESEPGGEFDLDDLPDDVNQAAVKRMQVVAWALDDAIPVPGTNYRVGIDPLLGVLPVGGDAASGAISLYLVAESARLGVSRGKLAAMLVNVLLDTGIGSIPVVGDLFDAGWKANKRNLALALEDLSVTEIRVSDD from the coding sequence ATGTTGGAATCTGAGCCAGGCGGCGAGTTCGACCTCGACGACCTGCCAGACGACGTCAACCAAGCGGCCGTCAAGCGCATGCAAGTCGTGGCGTGGGCCCTCGACGACGCCATTCCCGTCCCCGGCACGAACTACAGGGTGGGTATCGACCCGCTTCTCGGCGTACTGCCGGTCGGCGGCGACGCCGCGTCGGGCGCAATCTCCCTGTACCTCGTCGCCGAGTCCGCGCGCCTCGGCGTCTCCCGGGGGAAACTGGCCGCGATGCTCGTGAACGTTCTCCTCGACACCGGCATCGGCTCCATCCCCGTGGTCGGTGACCTCTTCGACGCGGGGTGGAAGGCGAACAAGCGCAACCTCGCGCTCGCGCTCGAGGACCTCTCGGTCACGGAAATCCGCGTGAGCGACGACTAG
- the tenA gene encoding thiaminase II codes for MAFSDTLLAEAEPVWDAQYDHPFVTELAAGTLDDDAFRHWVEQDYRYLLDYADVFSLAAARADDEQTTTRLAETAHRVVADELDLHREFAADYGLTPEDLETVEKAPTCQAYTDHLVRAAREGGLPTVAAAVYPCGQGYLDVADHMAELAVDEHRYTPFVEKYTSDAFRETVAWMRELVDRLADERPGAREDMRAAFHRSARLEHDFWEMAYTQETWSVSPRRAPDATAD; via the coding sequence ATGGCGTTCAGCGACACGCTCCTCGCAGAGGCCGAACCGGTCTGGGACGCGCAGTACGACCACCCGTTCGTCACGGAACTCGCCGCCGGCACGCTCGACGACGACGCCTTCCGGCACTGGGTCGAGCAGGACTACCGCTACCTGCTGGACTACGCCGACGTGTTCTCGCTGGCGGCCGCGCGCGCCGACGACGAACAGACGACCACCCGGCTAGCGGAGACCGCACACCGCGTGGTCGCGGACGAACTCGACCTCCACCGCGAGTTCGCCGCCGACTACGGCCTCACTCCCGAGGACCTCGAAACCGTCGAGAAAGCGCCGACCTGTCAGGCGTACACGGACCACCTCGTCCGCGCCGCCCGTGAGGGCGGACTGCCAACGGTCGCAGCCGCCGTCTACCCCTGCGGTCAGGGCTACCTCGATGTCGCCGACCACATGGCGGAACTGGCGGTCGACGAGCACCGCTACACGCCGTTCGTCGAGAAGTACACCAGCGACGCGTTCCGCGAGACCGTCGCGTGGATGCGAGAACTGGTCGACCGACTCGCCGACGAGCGACCGGGCGCTCGCGAGGACATGCGGGCGGCGTTCCACCGGAGCGCGCGCCTCGAACACGACTTCTGGGAGATGGCGTACACGCAGGAGACGTGGTCGGTGTCGCCGCGCCGCGCGCCCGACGCGACCGCGGACTGA
- a CDS encoding DUF5815 family protein, with the protein MTEPRVPGTDEDDDWVDLPCGERAHMKDFDLGMREYACSCGDTHAVVMDMHPPSRFFPESIADVLRETVEPAESDNFDEFGTPHLMGAVMEQLPEEVTAVEAANDGSVGYAMLWVTEMDGRELHEVVVELMVELMDHAVSHADDAAAEQFEAQMAEFDVSEFVDAYRGAREWDDESGPRDADAR; encoded by the coding sequence ATGACGGAGCCACGCGTCCCGGGCACGGACGAGGACGACGACTGGGTCGACTTGCCGTGTGGCGAGCGCGCCCACATGAAGGACTTCGACCTGGGGATGCGGGAGTACGCGTGCTCGTGTGGCGACACGCACGCGGTCGTGATGGACATGCACCCGCCGTCTCGGTTCTTCCCCGAGTCCATCGCGGACGTGCTGCGGGAGACCGTCGAGCCCGCCGAGAGCGACAACTTCGACGAGTTCGGCACCCCGCACCTGATGGGCGCGGTGATGGAGCAACTGCCCGAGGAAGTCACCGCGGTTGAGGCCGCCAACGACGGCAGCGTCGGTTACGCGATGCTGTGGGTGACGGAGATGGACGGCCGGGAACTCCACGAGGTCGTCGTGGAGCTGATGGTGGAGTTGATGGACCACGCCGTCAGTCACGCCGACGACGCGGCGGCCGAACAGTTCGAGGCGCAGATGGCGGAGTTCGACGTGAGCGAGTTCGTCGACGCCTACCGGGGTGCCCGCGAGTGGGACGACGAGTCCGGGCCGCGGGACGCCGACGCGCGCTGA
- a CDS encoding desampylase: MLVLTRAAYDAVLDHARADAPLEACGAFVGERVEREDGGVVRRVTAVRRVPNVADAPRVRYELDPETTLAVFDEAEATDREVVGFYHSHPSGPSHPSASDREHARWPDHVYVVASLAARPPTLDAWLWTGETFERQAVAVR; encoded by the coding sequence GTGCTGGTCCTCACGCGCGCCGCCTACGACGCCGTGCTCGACCACGCGCGAGCGGACGCGCCCCTCGAAGCCTGCGGGGCGTTCGTCGGCGAGCGCGTCGAGCGCGAGGACGGCGGCGTCGTTCGGCGCGTGACGGCCGTTCGCCGCGTCCCGAACGTCGCCGACGCGCCCCGAGTGCGGTACGAACTCGACCCGGAGACGACGCTCGCGGTGTTCGACGAGGCGGAGGCGACCGACCGGGAGGTCGTCGGGTTCTACCACTCTCACCCGTCTGGGCCGAGCCACCCGAGCGCGTCCGACCGCGAGCACGCGCGCTGGCCGGACCACGTCTACGTCGTGGCGTCGCTGGCCGCCCGGCCGCCGACGCTGGACGCGTGGCTGTGGACCGGCGAGACGTTCGAGCGTCAGGCCGTCGCCGTGCGCTGA
- the carA gene encoding glutamine-hydrolyzing carbamoyl-phosphate synthase small subunit, translated as MTDAYLALETGDVVEANARAPGAARGELVFTTAYTGYEESLTDPSYEAQVLTFAYPLVGNYGVREDRMESDRVHPSAVVARELTDDVADWLRDEGVPAVDGLDTRDLVLDIREGGAMQVGVSAGPDASPAEARAQLADCPELSDLTDIGARVSVDSVRTYGDGDTDVALVDCGAKRSIVDSLVDRGATVHRLPYDATPADVDAIDPDVLFVSNGPGDPANFDAAERLVDEYVGDVPVAGICLGQQVVARALGGDTEKMAFGHRGVNQPVLDHDSGRVVMTTQNHGYTVADPGDLEVTQVNVNDDTPEALDSDELGVLTRQYHPEANPGPNDTLDFFDDVLAMPETRRVTPAAD; from the coding sequence ATGACAGACGCCTACCTCGCGCTGGAGACCGGTGACGTCGTCGAGGCGAACGCCCGCGCGCCAGGCGCGGCGCGGGGCGAACTCGTGTTCACGACCGCCTACACCGGCTACGAGGAGAGTCTCACCGACCCGTCCTACGAGGCACAGGTGCTCACGTTCGCGTACCCGCTCGTCGGCAACTACGGCGTCCGCGAGGACCGCATGGAGTCCGACCGCGTCCACCCGAGCGCCGTCGTCGCCCGCGAACTCACCGACGACGTGGCCGACTGGCTTCGCGACGAGGGCGTCCCCGCCGTCGACGGCCTCGACACCCGCGACCTCGTCCTCGACATCCGCGAGGGCGGCGCGATGCAGGTCGGCGTCTCCGCCGGCCCGGACGCCAGCCCCGCGGAGGCCCGCGCCCAGCTCGCTGACTGTCCGGAACTCTCGGACCTCACGGACATCGGCGCGCGCGTCAGCGTCGACAGCGTCCGGACCTACGGCGACGGCGACACCGACGTGGCGCTCGTCGACTGCGGGGCGAAGCGCTCCATCGTCGACTCGCTCGTCGACCGCGGTGCCACGGTCCACCGCCTCCCCTACGACGCCACGCCCGCCGACGTCGACGCAATCGACCCCGACGTGCTGTTCGTCTCGAACGGCCCGGGGGACCCCGCGAACTTCGACGCCGCCGAACGTCTCGTCGACGAGTACGTCGGCGACGTCCCGGTCGCTGGCATCTGTCTCGGCCAGCAGGTCGTCGCCCGCGCGCTCGGCGGCGACACCGAGAAGATGGCGTTCGGCCACCGCGGCGTCAACCAGCCCGTCCTCGACCACGACTCCGGGCGCGTCGTCATGACCACGCAGAACCACGGCTACACCGTCGCCGACCCCGGCGACCTCGAAGTCACGCAAGTCAACGTCAACGACGACACGCCGGAGGCCCTCGACTCCGACGAACTCGGCGTCCTCACCCGCCAGTACCACCCCGAAGCCAACCCCGGCCCGAACGACACGCTGGACTTCTTCGACGACGTGCTCGCGATGCCCGAGACGCGTCGAGTGACACCCGCCGCCGACTGA
- a CDS encoding erythromycin esterase family protein, which translates to MTDDSTTTTTAQHTDRLTELATHATELHGTDPELPADDLDALRDRLADVRFFGVDAQYTQGPVDALRAFFETVDPDFLDGVGGDLDEAADGGIPPQQDDDVDERVAAADRLVPRIRAQLDAHSGEYAATTSEDRVALARRHCRVLEQATERKRHVPDDPREADTLAHAQVRDEAMAENAEWVRAFTGTDTLSVWAHDAHVARTGLQYGERVPSLGQHLAVRHGDDYWALGFAFARGGFQAIDTAEDTENELTGHELDDPLDDTIEAALDDAVDSPAVVDLRSARDEERLTDWLARRPHFETGATFDPDRNATDRLLTYDYTDAFDALCWIPETTRARPLGN; encoded by the coding sequence ATGACAGACGACAGCACCACGACGACGACGGCACAGCACACCGACCGACTCACCGAACTCGCAACCCACGCGACCGAACTTCACGGGACGGACCCCGAACTCCCCGCGGACGACCTCGACGCGCTCCGCGACCGCCTCGCCGACGTCCGGTTCTTCGGCGTCGACGCACAGTACACACAGGGCCCCGTCGACGCGCTCCGCGCGTTCTTCGAGACGGTGGACCCGGACTTCCTCGACGGCGTGGGCGGCGACCTCGACGAAGCGGCCGACGGCGGCATCCCGCCCCAGCAGGACGACGATGTCGACGAGCGGGTCGCCGCGGCAGACCGTCTCGTTCCCCGAATTCGGGCCCAGCTCGATGCGCACAGCGGCGAGTACGCCGCCACGACCAGCGAGGACCGCGTGGCGCTCGCACGGCGGCACTGCCGCGTGCTCGAACAGGCAACCGAACGCAAGCGCCACGTCCCCGACGACCCCCGGGAGGCCGACACGCTGGCGCACGCACAGGTCCGGGACGAAGCGATGGCCGAGAACGCCGAGTGGGTGCGGGCGTTCACCGGCACGGACACGCTCTCAGTCTGGGCTCACGACGCGCACGTCGCCCGTACCGGGCTCCAGTACGGCGAGCGCGTCCCCTCGCTCGGCCAGCACCTCGCCGTCCGCCACGGCGACGACTACTGGGCGCTCGGATTCGCGTTCGCTCGCGGCGGCTTCCAGGCCATCGACACCGCCGAAGACACGGAGAACGAGCTCACCGGTCACGAACTCGACGACCCGCTGGACGACACCATCGAGGCCGCGCTCGACGACGCGGTCGACTCGCCAGCGGTCGTCGACCTCCGGTCGGCACGCGACGAGGAACGGCTCACTGACTGGCTCGCTCGCCGCCCGCACTTCGAGACCGGCGCGACGTTCGACCCGGACAGGAACGCCACCGACAGGCTGCTGACCTACGATTACACGGACGCGTTCGACGCCCTGTGCTGGATTCCGGAGACCACCCGCGCACGCCCACTCGGAAACTGA
- a CDS encoding isopentenyl-diphosphate Delta-isomerase → MSETEPSVPVESERDDETAENAEQAVVAVDAFDEREGLANRLDAHTGDGVRHRAFTCLLFDEDGRILLAQRAERKRLWDTYWDGTVASHPVEGQSQKEATRERLEEELGITADQYGDLEVTDRFEYKRRYLDQGLEWEVCAVLQATLHDTSFDRDPEEVGGAMWVDYEDLYENPRYYRQLRLCPWFEIAMRRDFEDDADPVPDGERE, encoded by the coding sequence ATGAGCGAGACCGAGCCGAGCGTCCCCGTGGAGTCCGAACGGGACGACGAGACGGCCGAGAACGCCGAGCAGGCTGTCGTCGCGGTCGACGCCTTCGACGAGCGCGAGGGACTGGCCAACCGCCTCGACGCCCACACCGGCGACGGCGTCCGCCACCGCGCGTTCACCTGCCTGCTGTTCGACGAGGACGGTCGCATCCTGCTCGCGCAGCGCGCCGAACGCAAGCGCCTCTGGGACACGTACTGGGACGGCACCGTCGCCAGCCACCCCGTCGAGGGCCAGAGTCAGAAGGAGGCTACCCGGGAGCGCCTGGAGGAGGAACTCGGCATCACCGCCGACCAGTACGGCGACCTGGAGGTCACGGACCGCTTCGAGTACAAGCGCCGGTACCTCGACCAGGGCCTGGAGTGGGAGGTCTGTGCCGTCCTGCAGGCGACGCTCCACGACACGAGCTTCGACCGCGACCCCGAGGAGGTCGGCGGCGCGATGTGGGTCGACTACGAGGACCTCTACGAGAACCCCCGGTACTACCGCCAGCTCCGGCTGTGCCCGTGGTTCGAAATCGCGATGCGCCGGGACTTCGAGGACGACGCCGACCCGGTCCCGGACGGCGAACGCGAGTAA
- the carB gene encoding carbamoyl-phosphate synthase large subunit, whose protein sequence is MSEDDRTILLIGSGPIQIGQAAEFDYSGAQACRALQEEGARVVLVNSNPATIMTDPEMADAVYIEPIEPDAIAEVIEQENPDGVIAGLGGQTGLNVTAELAEQGVLDEHDVDVMGTPLDTIYATEDRDLFRQRMEDLGQPVPASTTIDLGDDETVTDMDEVALRERVDDAVEAVGGLPVIARTTYTLGGSGSGVVHDFEELVSRVRKGLRLSRNSEVLVTESISGWVELEYEVMRDAGDSCIIVCNMENIDPMGIHTGESTVVTPSQVIPDDGHQEMRDAALEVIRDLGIQGGCNIQFAWRDDGTPGGEYRVVEVNPRVSRSSALASKATGYPIARVTAKVALGKRLHEIENEITGQTTAAFEPAIDYVVTKVPRWPNDKFPEVDFELSTAMKSTGEAMAIGRTFEESLLKALRSSEYDPSVDWNEVGDDELRADYLESPTPDRPYAVFEAFERGFTVDEVNDLTGYRDWYLERFQNVAAASAAASEGDFATPAQLGYTNSEVAELASDGGDVAVGDVEESAPDRTFKQVDTCAGEFAASTPYYYSARSSGSTRNEVQADRDAESVVIVGGGPIRIGQGVEFDYCTVHAVRALREQGIETHVVNNNPETVSTDYDTSDGLFFEPITAEEVADVVETTNADGVMVQFGGQTSVDVGDPLEAELERRGLDCEVMGTSVDAMDLAEDRDRFNRLMGELGISQPRGGSATSESEALDLANEVGYPVLVRPSYVLGGRAMEVVHDDDELRHYVEEAVRVSPDKPILVDEFLADAVELDVDAVSDGEDVLLGGVMEHVESAGVHSGDSACVIPPRSLDDDTLGRVREVTEEIAQALDTVGLLNVQLAVQDGEVYVLEANPRSSRTVPFVSKATGVPIAKLAARVMAGESLADLGASEGVPEQYSVKEVVLPFDRLPESDPRLGPEMKSTGEVMGTASDPGMAYWKAQTAAFNAPEPGSTAVVDLPVEGFDEHFEVAETEDVPAAIRRGEVEFLASDDQAALTTAVEEEIPYVSTAAAAEAMLEGLAAADGDLDVAPVGDRPIRDETWG, encoded by the coding sequence ATGAGCGAGGACGACCGGACGATTCTGCTCATCGGGAGTGGACCGATCCAGATCGGTCAGGCAGCGGAGTTCGACTACTCGGGCGCACAGGCCTGCCGAGCGCTCCAGGAGGAGGGCGCACGGGTCGTGCTCGTGAACTCGAACCCCGCGACCATCATGACGGACCCGGAGATGGCCGACGCGGTGTACATCGAGCCCATCGAGCCCGACGCCATCGCCGAGGTCATCGAACAGGAGAACCCGGACGGCGTCATCGCCGGGCTCGGCGGCCAGACCGGGCTGAACGTCACGGCCGAGCTCGCCGAGCAGGGCGTCCTCGACGAGCACGACGTGGACGTGATGGGGACGCCGCTGGACACCATCTACGCGACCGAGGACCGCGACCTGTTCCGCCAGCGCATGGAGGACCTCGGGCAACCGGTGCCCGCGTCGACGACCATCGACCTCGGCGACGACGAGACGGTGACCGACATGGACGAGGTCGCGCTCCGCGAGCGCGTCGACGACGCGGTCGAGGCGGTCGGCGGGCTGCCGGTCATCGCCCGCACGACGTACACGCTCGGCGGCAGCGGCTCCGGCGTCGTCCACGACTTCGAGGAGCTGGTGAGTCGCGTGCGGAAGGGCCTGCGGCTCTCCCGGAACTCCGAGGTGCTGGTCACGGAGTCCATCTCGGGGTGGGTGGAACTGGAGTACGAGGTGATGCGGGACGCCGGCGACTCCTGTATCATCGTCTGCAACATGGAGAACATCGACCCGATGGGTATCCACACGGGCGAATCGACGGTCGTCACGCCGAGTCAGGTCATCCCGGACGACGGCCACCAGGAGATGCGGGACGCCGCGCTCGAAGTCATCCGCGACCTCGGCATCCAGGGCGGCTGCAACATCCAGTTCGCGTGGCGCGACGACGGCACACCGGGCGGCGAGTACCGCGTCGTCGAAGTGAATCCGCGCGTCTCCCGGTCCTCCGCGCTCGCGTCGAAGGCGACCGGCTACCCCATTGCCCGCGTCACGGCGAAGGTCGCGCTCGGCAAGCGCCTCCACGAAATCGAGAACGAGATCACGGGCCAGACCACCGCGGCCTTCGAGCCCGCAATCGACTACGTGGTGACGAAGGTGCCGCGGTGGCCGAACGACAAGTTCCCCGAAGTCGACTTCGAACTCTCCACGGCGATGAAGTCGACCGGGGAGGCGATGGCCATCGGGCGCACCTTCGAGGAGAGCCTGCTGAAGGCGCTGCGGTCCTCGGAGTACGACCCGAGCGTCGACTGGAACGAGGTGGGCGATGACGAGCTCCGCGCCGACTACCTCGAATCGCCGACACCGGACCGCCCGTACGCGGTCTTCGAGGCGTTCGAGCGCGGCTTCACCGTCGACGAAGTGAACGACCTCACCGGCTACCGCGACTGGTACCTCGAACGCTTCCAGAACGTCGCAGCGGCCTCCGCGGCCGCCAGCGAGGGCGACTTCGCGACGCCCGCACAGCTCGGCTACACGAACAGCGAAGTCGCCGAACTCGCCTCCGACGGCGGTGACGTGGCGGTCGGGGACGTTGAGGAGTCGGCTCCCGACCGGACGTTCAAGCAGGTCGACACCTGCGCGGGCGAGTTCGCCGCCTCGACGCCGTACTACTACTCGGCGCGCTCCTCGGGGTCCACCCGGAACGAGGTGCAGGCCGACCGGGACGCCGAGAGCGTCGTCATCGTCGGCGGCGGCCCAATCCGCATCGGACAGGGCGTCGAGTTCGACTACTGCACGGTCCACGCCGTCCGTGCGCTGCGCGAGCAGGGCATCGAGACCCACGTCGTGAACAACAACCCGGAGACGGTGTCGACGGACTACGACACCTCCGACGGCCTGTTCTTCGAACCCATCACCGCCGAGGAGGTCGCGGACGTCGTGGAGACGACGAACGCCGACGGCGTGATGGTGCAGTTCGGCGGCCAGACGAGCGTCGACGTCGGCGACCCGCTCGAAGCGGAACTGGAGCGCCGCGGCCTCGACTGCGAGGTCATGGGGACCAGCGTGGACGCGATGGACCTCGCGGAGGACCGCGACCGCTTCAACCGCCTCATGGGCGAACTGGGCATCAGCCAGCCGCGGGGCGGCTCCGCGACGAGCGAGTCCGAGGCGCTCGACCTCGCGAACGAGGTCGGCTACCCGGTGCTGGTTCGCCCGAGCTACGTGCTCGGCGGGCGCGCGATGGAAGTCGTCCACGACGACGACGAACTCCGCCACTACGTCGAGGAGGCGGTCCGCGTCAGCCCGGACAAGCCGATTCTCGTCGACGAGTTCCTCGCCGACGCCGTCGAACTCGACGTGGACGCCGTCTCCGACGGCGAGGACGTGCTGCTCGGCGGCGTGATGGAGCACGTCGAGTCCGCCGGTGTGCACTCCGGTGACTCGGCGTGCGTGATTCCGCCCCGGAGCCTCGACGACGACACCCTCGGCCGGGTGCGGGAGGTCACCGAGGAAATCGCGCAGGCGCTGGACACGGTCGGGCTGCTGAACGTCCAGCTCGCGGTGCAGGACGGCGAGGTGTACGTCCTCGAAGCGAACCCGCGCTCGTCCCGGACGGTGCCGTTCGTCTCGAAGGCGACGGGCGTCCCCATCGCGAAGCTCGCGGCGAGGGTGATGGCGGGCGAGTCACTGGCCGACCTGGGTGCTAGTGAGGGCGTGCCCGAGCAGTACAGTGTCAAGGAGGTCGTGCTGCCGTTCGACCGCCTGCCGGAGTCGGACCCCCGGCTCGGCCCGGAGATGAAGTCCACGGGCGAGGTCATGGGCACCGCCAGCGACCCCGGGATGGCGTACTGGAAGGCACAGACCGCCGCGTTCAACGCCCCCGAGCCCGGGTCGACGGCGGTCGTCGACCTTCCGGTCGAGGGCTTCGACGAGCACTTCGAGGTCGCCGAGACCGAGGACGTGCCCGCGGCAATCCGTCGCGGCGAGGTCGAGTTCCTCGCGAGTGACGACCAGGCCGCGCTGACGACGGCCGTCGAGGAAGAGATTCCCTACGTCTCCACGGCTGCTGCGGCCGAGGCGATGCTGGAGGGGCTGGCGGCCGCCGACGGCGACCTCGATGTCGCGCCGGTCGGTGACCGCCCGATTCGCGACGAGACCTGGGGCTGA
- a CDS encoding ABC transporter ATP-binding protein, translating into MAVIEVDSLTKRYGDLTAVDDASFGVEAGEVFGFLGPNGAGKTTTIRTLLGMQSPTSGGVAVLGHDTTVESERLEALADTGFLPSNPQFDEQATGREILDLHESIKGGGRRAELLDLFDPPLDRKIREYSTGNVQKLGVVQAFMHDPEVVVMDEPTSGLDPLLQARFNDFLRAERDRGVTALFSSHVLSEVRRVCDRVAVIRDGRLVAVEDVQSLLDRSGKVVRARVAGDLPADAFDLPGVSDLTMERVDGATRVSLTYTGGMDALVDELDRHSLLELDVEEAPLEDVFLQFYGGDSSA; encoded by the coding sequence ATGGCAGTCATCGAGGTCGACTCGCTCACGAAGCGCTACGGCGACCTCACCGCAGTCGACGACGCCTCGTTCGGCGTCGAAGCCGGCGAAGTGTTCGGGTTCCTCGGTCCGAACGGGGCGGGCAAGACGACGACCATCCGGACGCTGCTCGGGATGCAGTCCCCCACGTCCGGCGGCGTCGCCGTCCTCGGCCACGACACCACCGTCGAGTCCGAGCGCCTCGAGGCGCTCGCCGACACCGGCTTTCTCCCCTCGAACCCCCAGTTCGACGAGCAGGCGACCGGCCGAGAGATTCTCGACCTCCACGAGTCCATCAAGGGCGGCGGCCGGCGCGCGGAGCTACTGGACCTGTTCGACCCGCCGCTGGACCGCAAGATTCGCGAGTACTCCACGGGGAACGTCCAGAAACTCGGGGTCGTCCAGGCGTTCATGCACGACCCCGAGGTCGTCGTGATGGACGAACCCACGTCGGGGCTGGACCCCCTGCTGCAGGCGCGGTTCAACGACTTCCTCCGCGCGGAACGCGACCGCGGTGTCACCGCGCTGTTCTCCAGCCACGTCCTCAGCGAGGTGCGGCGGGTCTGTGACCGCGTCGCCGTCATCCGCGACGGGAGGCTGGTCGCCGTCGAGGACGTCCAGTCGCTGCTCGACCGCAGCGGGAAGGTCGTCCGGGCTCGGGTCGCGGGCGACCTACCCGCAGACGCTTTCGACCTCCCCGGCGTCTCGGACCTCACGATGGAACGCGTCGACGGCGCGACGCGCGTCTCCCTGACGTACACCGGCGGGATGGACGCGCTCGTCGACGAACTCGACCGGCACTCGCTGCTCGAACTCGACGTCGAGGAAGCGCCCCTCGAAGACGTCTTCCTCCAGTTCTACGGAGGTGACTCGAGTGCTTGA
- a CDS encoding Lrp/AsnC family transcriptional regulator, with product MDDVDRQILDALRRDARTPYTEIAEDIGVSEGTVRNRVDQLIEDDVIERFTVATSTGNVKAMIEIGVAMDVDTNEVGDRMVEWDAVDHVWQVSGEDDIVLVVDAADTGGVNDLMTKAREQESVVSTRTRLILDEKLG from the coding sequence ATGGACGACGTCGACCGTCAGATTCTGGACGCGCTCCGGCGAGACGCCCGAACGCCGTACACCGAAATCGCCGAGGACATCGGCGTCAGCGAGGGCACCGTCCGGAACCGCGTCGACCAGCTCATCGAGGACGATGTCATCGAGCGCTTCACCGTCGCCACCTCCACGGGCAACGTCAAGGCGATGATCGAAATCGGGGTCGCGATGGACGTCGACACGAACGAGGTCGGCGACCGGATGGTGGAGTGGGACGCCGTCGACCACGTCTGGCAGGTCTCCGGCGAGGACGACATCGTGCTCGTCGTCGACGCCGCGGACACCGGCGGCGTCAACGACCTGATGACCAAAGCCCGCGAACAGGAGTCGGTCGTCTCCACGCGCACGCGGCTGATTCTCGACGAGAAGCTCGGCTGA
- a CDS encoding ABC transporter permease subunit, protein MLELARYSARRRLLGMLGLAVGLSAFSAMYAAFFPSLTGNLDLAEYVGALPPVFVEAFGLRAFNTIEGFLATELYQFAWVILLGLYVAYSAASLVAGDVESGRMDVLLSLPVSRARLVGEQFLSLAPGIVLVNVVVAAATWVATRAIGHPVGAVDLAVVHALSLPYLFACAAIGLAFSVVAGRASVAQRGAAGTVFALFLLESLLTSTDYAWVGAVAPMRYFDPTAILVDGIYDVAGAAILAVGTVVLVAVSQLYFRQTDVN, encoded by the coding sequence GTGCTTGAACTCGCGCGGTACAGCGCCCGCAGGCGACTGCTCGGGATGCTCGGGCTGGCCGTCGGCCTCTCGGCGTTCAGCGCCATGTACGCCGCGTTCTTCCCGTCTCTGACGGGGAATCTCGACCTCGCCGAGTACGTGGGCGCGCTCCCGCCCGTCTTCGTGGAGGCGTTCGGGCTGCGCGCGTTCAACACCATCGAGGGCTTCCTCGCGACCGAACTCTACCAGTTCGCGTGGGTCATCCTGCTCGGGCTCTACGTCGCGTACAGCGCCGCCTCCCTCGTCGCGGGCGACGTGGAGTCTGGCCGGATGGACGTCCTGCTGTCGCTGCCCGTCTCGCGCGCTCGGCTGGTCGGCGAGCAGTTCCTCTCGCTCGCACCCGGCATCGTGCTCGTCAACGTCGTCGTCGCCGCCGCGACCTGGGTCGCGACGCGAGCCATCGGCCACCCCGTCGGCGCGGTCGACCTCGCCGTCGTCCACGCGCTCTCGCTGCCGTACCTGTTCGCGTGCGCCGCCATCGGCCTCGCGTTCAGCGTCGTCGCGGGCCGCGCGAGCGTCGCCCAGCGCGGTGCCGCCGGCACCGTCTTCGCGCTGTTCCTCCTCGAATCGCTGCTCACCAGCACGGACTACGCGTGGGTCGGGGCGGTCGCGCCGATGCGGTACTTCGACCCGACGGCCATCCTCGTGGACGGCATCTACGACGTCGCGGGGGCCGCCATCCTCGCAGTCGGGACGGTCGTGCTTGTCGCCGTCAGCCAGCTGTACTTCCGGCAGACGGACGTGAACTGA